Proteins encoded by one window of Aspergillus chevalieri M1 DNA, chromosome 6, nearly complete sequence:
- a CDS encoding uncharacterized protein (COG:L;~EggNog:ENOG410PI7H;~InterPro:IPR022698;~PFAM:PF12013) produces the protein MENELFQKIPSLQVIICRQCKHGVRPAEVERHLKRKHQFKHQSAHQLAQAVQQWEDIEQDSAAIQIPPVVDNPLPILPCEPSGLLCQRHDPLCHYVASNMGTMRNHWRQVHQWSQQTRRGRVGQRECTQGAAELRRSFTTVAWQQIFPSGPGSHYIHIRFPEGHPPPPPPPPPADQAQRAVDAIITAWDQARTAQEQQAVIQADWITDANPWLRRTGWARYLEGVHPQDLLRLVEAPPEEPPDPIEQAIQAIWNAMGQLAWRSQQTVQRCGTGICMEAARTEAGQTPYRPLQAYMDETSVQKHVQAWQQVLGFIARTQATQAGQGMQEWCGPLPVYGMTARQQRKWQILWQLAMPTMARPQQAPHRARARAVHMFPGAGRILEQGGNPGSYRATEGRGVSPGDQPTAGHGVSPEHVEEAEETGNAGSTEPAWMMSPMERACLEFCIELLNQRHRAHEYESPLVCAMAVLGWGETGWRDPDSYPPPFYRG, from the coding sequence ATGGAGAATGAActgttccagaagatcccAAGCTTGCAAGTGATTATCTGTCGCCAATGCAAGCATGGCGTACGACCGGCAGAGGTCGAGCGACATCTGAAGCGGAAACATCAGTTCAAGCATCAATCCGCCCACCAGTTGGCTCAGGCAGTCCAACAgtgggaggatattgaacagGACAGTGCGGCCATCCAGATCCCACCAGTAGTCGACAACCCACTGCCCATTTTACCGTGTGAGCCCAGTGGCTTGTTATGCCAACGACATGACCCCCTGTGCCATTATGTGGCATCCAACATGGGCACCATGCGGAACCACTGGCGCCAGGTCCATCAATGGTCCCAACAGACCCGCCGTGGCCGGGTTGGCCAGAGAGAGTGTACACAAGGGGCCGCTGAGCTCCGGCGTTCATTCACCACCGTAGCGTGGCAGCAGAtcttcccatcgggcccGGGGTCCCATTACATCCATATCCGCTTCCCAGAGGgccacccaccaccaccaccaccaccgcccccCGCGGACCAGGCCCAACGGGCCGTCGATGCCATCATCACCGCATGGGATCAGGCTCGAACGGCCCAGGAACAACAGGCCGTCATCCAGGCCGATTGGATCACCGATGCTAACCCGTGGCTCCGCCGGACCGGGTGGGCACGATACCTGGAAGGTGTGCACCCCCAGGACCTGCTCCGGCTGGTGGAAGCGCCCCCCGAGGAGCCCCCGGATCCCATtgaacaggccatccaggccaTTTGGAATGCCATGGGCCAGTTGGCCTGGCGGAGCCAGCAGACCGTGCAGCGGTGTGGAACCGGCATTTGTATGGAGGCGGCCCGGACCGAGGCCGGACAGACCCCATACCGGCCGCTCCAGGCGTACATGGATGAAACCAGTGTCCAGAAGCATGTGCAGGCGTGGCAGCaagtgttgggcttcattgcacgcacacaggccacccaggccggacagggcatgcaggagtggtgtggtccgctgcccgtgtatgggatgaccgcgcggcagcagcggaagtggcagatcttgtggcagcttgccatgcccaccatggcgaggccccaacaggcgccccatcgagcccgggctcgggcggtccatatgttccctggggccggtcggatcctagagcagggtgggaaccccggcagttatcgggccacagaggggcgtggggtgagccccggagatcagcccacagccgggcatggggtgagccccgagcatgtggaagaagcagaggagactggcaatgcaggcagcaccgagccggcatggatgatgagcccaatggagcgtgcctgcttggagttttgcattgagctgctcaaccagcgccaccgtgcccatgaatatgaaagcccccttgtgtgtgccatggcggtgctcggctggggggagactgggtggcgtgatcccgacagttacccccccccattttatcgcggatga